Proteins encoded by one window of Chanos chanos chromosome 7, fChaCha1.1, whole genome shotgun sequence:
- the cckar gene encoding cholecystokinin receptor type A yields the protein METFTIHDMLINSTDLYKILCGLGFRNMSECDSDPPPEAKDMNQTVRIVLYSLIFLLSILGNSLVICVLVRNRRMRTVTNLFLLSLAVSDLMLCLFCMPFTLIPNLMKDFIFGSGICKVAMYFMSISVSVSTFNLVAISLERYSAICKPLTSRTWQTKSHAAKVISATWLMSFLLMLPYPISSTLVPFTRNNNSTGNMCRLVWPSDIIQQSWYVFLLLILFLVPGIVMMVAYGLISIELYRGIKFEMANRKSNKERTYSSSSLRLGESDGCYLQPSKRKRSDTPAHQSTAAAITATASSRPKLNRVCSNSPTANLMAKKRVIRMLLVIVFLFFLCWTPVFAVNAWRAFDQRSADKLLSGAPISFIHLLSYTSACVNPIIYCFMNKRFRQGILATFTCCRCADPGSRRGSSRRSGAGGTCPGVGGGTGGGASQENGHTQFNGTLTRLTYTSVRGSAQA from the exons ATGGAAACCTTCACAATACACGATATGCTCATCAATTCAACTGATCTGTATAAAATATTGTGCGGACTTGGATTTAGGAATATGTCGGAGTGCGACAGTGACCCGCCACCGGAGGCGAAAG ACATGAACCAGACGGTGCGCATTGTCCTCTATAGCCTCATCTTCCTCCTGAGCATCCTGGGAAACAGCCTGGTCATCTGCGTCTTGGTGAGGAACAGACGCATGCGCACCGTCACCAACCTCTTCCTCTTGTCGCTGGCTGTCAGCGACCTGATGCTCTGCCTCTTCTGCATGCCCTTCACTCTGATCCCCAACCTAATGAAGGACTTCATCTTCGGCAGCGGCATCTGCAAAGTGGCCATGTACTTCATGA gtatCTCGGTCAGTGTATCTACGTTCAACCTGGTCGCTATCTCTCTGGAACGCTACAGTGCCATATGCAAGCCTCTGACATCCCGTACGTGGCAGACCAAATCCCATGCCGCCAAGGTCATCTCCGCCACCTGGCTGATGTCCTTTCTTCTTATGCTGCCTTACCCCATCTCCAGCACGCTGGTACCCTTCACGCGGAATAACAACAGCACCGGCAACATGTGCCGACTGGTCTGGCCCAGTGACATCATCCAGCAGTCCTG GTATGTCTTCTTATTGTTGATTCTCTTCTTGGTGCCGGGAATTGTGATGATGGTGGCGTATGGTCTCATCTCTATTGAGCTCTACAGAGGGATCAAGTTTGAGATGGCCAACCGAAAGTCTAACAAAG AGAGGACCTACAGTAGCAGCAGCTTGAGACTTGGCGAGAGCGATGGTTGTTATCTGCAGCCCTCCAAGAGGAAGCGTTCTGACACTCCAGCTCACCAGTCCACTGCTGCGGCCATCACTGCCACCGCCAGCTCCAGACCCAAGCTGAACAGAGTGTGCAGCAACAGCCCTACAGCCAACCTCATGGCCAAAAAACGGGTCATCCGAATGCTTCTGGTCAtcgtcttcctcttcttcctctgctggACACCCGTGTTTGCTGTCAATGCCTGGCGGGCTTTTGATCAGCGGTCGGCCGACAAGCTCCTCTCAGGAGCGCCCATTTCCTTCATCCACCTGCTGTCCTACACGTCGGCCTGTGTCAACCCCATCATCTACTGCTTCATGAACAAACGATTCCGGCAGGGCATACTGGCCACATTCACCTGCTGCAGGTGCGCTGACCCAGGGTCAAGGAGAGGAAGCAGCCGCCGCAGCGGGGCAGGTGGCACATGTCCTGGGGTTGGGGGAGGGACTGGAGGTGGGGCCAGTCAGGAAAATGGACACACCCAGTTCAATGGGACACTGACAAGACTGACCTACACAAGCGTGCGGGGATCCGCACAGGCTTAG